A window of the Hordeum vulgare subsp. vulgare chromosome 5H, MorexV3_pseudomolecules_assembly, whole genome shotgun sequence genome harbors these coding sequences:
- the LOC123398000 gene encoding FRIGIDA-like protein 3 — translation MSDMESVATLMESTSLKIQQLQQAFAELESQSAVTMNFKWKQLEDHFRGLEQSLKKKFDELKKQEKEFQETVAKSEKMLEQQEAVVVAKELTSLERLQEKRDAALAMIFGKSKLSLNTNYITPMNKPQGNYTVGTLDVKWPKHSPEGNARLQDGNAAVKPRSELAILCEEMNVKGLHKFISDNRKNLTSIREEIPSALKGASQPYVLVLDSLEDFYSGDNLVLDGKKDGDLLGVRRTCLMLMESLVQLQADDITGLLSEGQMFATNVKDRAKKIAFEWKSKLDSLDIDASNGNCLEAHAFLQLLATFGIFSEFNEDELCKLLPSVSRRRQTPELCRLLGLSQKMPGVIGVLVDSARPIDAINLAYAFGLTEQFEPVQLLKAYLREVKKVSHGKNGKMSPGAQNEMNERELSALKAVIKCIEEHKLEEQYPVDPLQKRVIQLEKAKADKRRAVEAAKPQSKRPRANGSLYAPRVTSFPEKSFYQATPERHPYPYERQFVYGAEAHHHPTMINGAPYTISPTHTPYYGNGYPVQYQVPYIH, via the exons ATGTCTGACATGGAGTCCGTGGCTACCCTTATGGAGTCCACAAGCTTGAAGATACAGCAGCTTCAGcaagcatttgctgaacttgagaGCCAGAGTGCTGTTACCATGAACTTCAAGTGGAAGCAACTCGAGGACCATTTCCGTGGCCTTGAGCAGTCGCTCAAGAAAAAGTTTGATGAGCTgaaaaagcaggagaaggagtTCCAGGAGACAGTCGCAAAATCGGAGAAGATGCTGGAGCAGCAGGAGGCTGTTGTGGTGGCTAAGGAGCTGACTTCTCTGGAAAGGCTGCAAGAGAAAAGAGATGCTGCATTAGCTATGATCTTTGGCAAGTCCAAGCTGTCGCTAAACACTAATTATATCACCCCAATGAATAAGCCACAGGGTAATTATACTGTGGGTACTCTTGATGTGAAGTGGCCGAAGCATTCTCCCGAAGGAAATGCACGATTGCAAGATGGCAATGCTGCTGTGAAGCCTCGTTCTGAACTTGCCATTCTCTGCGAGGAGATGAATGTTAAAGGGCTTCATAAGTTCATATCAGACAACAGAAAGAACTTGACGTCTATTCGTGAGGAAATCCCGAGTGCACTCAAGGGAGCATCGCAACCATATGTCCTGGTGTTGGATTCCTTGGAGGACTTCTATTCTGGAGATAATCTGGTGTTGGATGGGAAAAAGGATGGAGACCTTCTGGGTGTAAGAAGGACGTGCCTTATGCTGATGGAGTCTCTTGTACAGCTGCAAGCTGATGACATAACCGGCTTGTTGTCTGAGGGGCAAATGTTTGCAACAAATGTCAAAGATCGGGCCAAAAAGATTGCATTTGAATGGAAGTCCAAGTTGGACAGTCTTGACATTGATGCTAGCAATGGAAACTGCCTGGAAGCACATGCATTTCTTCAACTGCTTGCTACCTTCggtattttttctgaatttaatgAAGATGAACTTTGCAAACTACTTCCTTCTGTTAGTCGACGTCGTCAAACACCTGAGCTTTGCCGACTGCTTGGGTTGTCACAGAAGATGCCAG GTGTCATTGGAGTTCTGGTGGATAGTGCAAGACCAATTGATGCAATTAACTTGGCCTACGCATTTGGGCTCACTGAACAGTTTGAGCCAGTGCAATTGCTGAAAGCATATCTGAGGGAGGTCAAGAAGGTGTCACATGGCAAGAACGGAAAAATGTCTCCCGGAGCACAG AATGAGATGAATGAGCGTGAGCTGTCTGCACTGAAAGCTGTCATCAAGTGCATCGAGGAGCACAAACTGGAGGAGCAATATCCCGTGGATCCACTCCAGAAAAGGGTGATTCAGTTGGAGAAGGCTAAGGCGGACAAGAGGAGGGCTGTTGAAGCCGCCAAGCCACAGTCCAAGAGGCCGCGTGCCAACGGGTCGCTCTATGCACCCCGTGTCACCAGCTTCCCCGAGAAGAGCTTCTACCAGGCAACACCAGAGAGGCACCCATACCCTTACGAAAGGCAGTTTGTGTACGGCGCTGAAGCCCACCACCACCCTACGATGATAAACGGTGCTCCCTACACCATCTCACCCACCCACACGCCGTACTACGGTAATGGCTACCCGGTGCAGTACCAGGTGCCTTATATCCACTAA